One Oncorhynchus masou masou isolate Uvic2021 chromosome 2, UVic_Omas_1.1, whole genome shotgun sequence genomic region harbors:
- the LOC135558828 gene encoding probable ribosome biogenesis protein RLP24, translated as MRIEKCYFCSGPVYPGHGTMFVRNDCKTFRFCKSKCLKNFKKKRNPRKTRWTKAFRKASGKELTVDNCLEFEKRRNVAVKYQRELWSKTVEAMRKVEGIKRKRQAQFIFNRLKKGKQLEKEEAISEVKKNIHLIKAPHAGKAKVLEEKMVQKLQEDVEMGDN; from the exons ATGCGAATTGAAAAATGTTACTTTTGCTCGGGACCTGTGTATCCCGGGCACGGTACGATGTTTGTGCGGAACGATTGCAAG ACGTTCAGGTTTTGTAAATCAAAATGCCTCAAAAACTTCAAGAAGAAACGTAACCCAAGAAAAACCAGATGGACCAAGGCTTTCAGGAAAGCGTCTGGCAAGGAATTGACAGTG GATAACTGCCTGGAGTTCGAGAAGCGTAGAAATGTGGCTGTCAAATACCAGAGGGAATTGTGGAGCAAGACAG TGGAGGCAATGAGGAAGGTGGAAGGAATAAAACGGAAACGACAGGCACAGTTCATCTTCAACAG ATTGAAGAAGGGCAAGCAGTTGGAAAAGGAGGAAGCCATCAGCGAAGTGAAGAAGAACATTCACCTCATCAAAGCCCCACATGCAG GCAAAGCCAAGGTTCTGGAGGAGAAGATGGTGCAGAAGTTACAAGAAGATGTGGAAATGGGTGACAATTAG
- the LOC135558820 gene encoding ras-related protein Rab-27A has translation MSDGDYDYLIKFLALGDSGVGKTSFLYQYTDKKFNSKFITTVGIDFREKRVVYKSNGPDGAAGRGQRIHVQLWDTAGQERFRSLTTAFFRDAMGFLLLFDLTNEQSFLNVRNWMSQLQMHAYCENPDIVLCGNKCDLQEQRAVREDEARELAEKYGIPYFETSAANGQFVSQAVDVLLDLIMKRMERCVDKSWIPDGTVRSNGHSGHTDITEPKTQEKGKCAC, from the exons ATGTCTGATGGGGACTATGACTACCTCATCAAATTCCTAGCCCTTGGTGATTCTGGAGTAGGGAAAACCAGCTTTCTCTACCAGTACACCGACAAAAAGTTTAACTCCAAATTCATCACTACAGTGGGCATTGATTTCAGAGAAAAACGAGTG gtatACAAATCAAATGGTCCAGATGGGGCAGCAGGCAGAGGACAGAGGATTCATGTTCAGCTGTGGGACACGGCGGGGCAGGAGAG GTTTCGGAGTTTGACAACAGCTTTCTTCCGAGATGCGATGGGCTTCCTCCTCCTGTTTGACCTCACCAATGAGCAGAGTTTCCTTAATGTCAGAAATTGGATGA GTCAATTACAGATGCACGCTTACTGCGAGAATCCAGACATTGTACTCTGTGGCAACAAGTGTGACCTGCAGGAGCAGAGGGCAGTCCGTGAAGATGAGGCCCGTGAGTTGGCAGAGAAGTATGG AATCCCTTACTTTGAGACAAGTGCAGCTAACGGGCAGTTTGTTAGCCAGGCTGTGGATGTCCTGCTGGACCTCATCATGAAGAGGATGGAGCGCTGTGTGGACAAGTCCTGGATCCCTGATGGAACTGTGCGATCCAATGGACACAGTGGCCACACAGACATCACAGAGCCCAAGACCCAGGAGAAGGGCAAATGTGCTTGTTAG